The Sphaerospermopsis torques-reginae ITEP-024 genome has a window encoding:
- a CDS encoding VOC family protein, with amino-acid sequence MTQVKTTTIEGIYEVCIGVTEPILAIQYWQQFGYRIGSVGELNAETAYQLYGVNSPLKAIRLNHQDADHGLIRLMTWENPINQGLGISSMKIKGNRWTTTLTADLLGILNHAENARAAGHTIRYTYPYWEVIYQKEYKNRPFVDPAVGVREMLLLQPLTRQVLFQRFGYVMPYYGKINHNAPFSTSQFTHLGLVVQDDSKETLRFYEEVLGLLRVRDDVETSYESSFAGRDFFDLHPGEKFIVTAFDDPRSSQTNLMEARSGRLYIVRFSENIPLESHFTFAQPGSLGMCLYTYRVQGIHNYFDKIRASNVQKFTNIVNNEFGEMSFSFVAPDGYFWTLVAKN; translated from the coding sequence ATGACTCAAGTAAAAACTACGACAATTGAAGGTATCTATGAAGTTTGTATTGGCGTTACAGAGCCGATTTTAGCAATTCAATATTGGCAACAATTTGGTTATCGCATTGGATCAGTGGGAGAATTAAACGCAGAAACAGCGTATCAATTATATGGGGTAAACTCCCCTTTAAAAGCAATTCGTCTTAATCACCAAGATGCAGATCATGGTTTAATCAGATTGATGACTTGGGAAAATCCCATAAATCAAGGTTTGGGTATCAGTTCCATGAAAATCAAGGGTAATCGCTGGACTACGACTTTAACCGCTGATTTATTAGGGATTTTAAACCATGCGGAAAATGCCAGAGCCGCCGGTCATACAATTAGATATACTTACCCTTACTGGGAAGTCATTTATCAAAAAGAATACAAAAACCGTCCCTTTGTTGATCCAGCCGTAGGAGTCAGAGAAATGCTACTGCTGCAACCTTTGACGCGACAGGTGTTATTTCAACGCTTTGGTTATGTCATGCCCTACTATGGCAAAATAAATCACAATGCACCTTTTAGCACCAGTCAGTTTACCCATTTGGGGTTAGTAGTTCAAGACGACAGCAAAGAAACCCTGCGGTTTTATGAAGAAGTTTTGGGTTTGTTGCGTGTGCGAGATGATGTAGAAACCAGCTATGAATCTTCTTTTGCAGGACGAGATTTTTTTGACCTCCATCCAGGGGAAAAGTTTATTGTGACAGCGTTTGATGATCCCCGTTCTTCTCAAACCAACTTAATGGAAGCTCGCAGCGGTAGACTTTATATTGTACGCTTTTCAGAAAATATCCCCTTAGAATCACATTTTACATTTGCTCAACCAGGAAGTTTAGGAATGTGTCTTTACACTTATCGTGTGCAGGGAATACACAATTATTTTGATAAAATTCGGGCAAGTAATGTACAGAAGTTTACTAATATTGTAAATAATGAATTTGGAGAAATGAGTTTTTCTTTTGTTGCCCCAGATGGTTATTTCTGGACTTTAGTAGCAAAAAATTAA
- a CDS encoding DUF1838 domain-containing protein: protein MVAHIQEVDAQQWVKTRSSLDPNESTFLVWTGKIYSFVPGEKRQLLFKIIGMSVSRCIPTAEGRWDFTSRELTYYLNPETDEILRKWENPWTGETVTVMHVANNPVQGKFKGKLPVQVEGENTTFVFDLFPHYPNPLAEDPQFASYCPSPTYQAAELFKISVKSADLLNSELNSVTELKLSWDRIGQWLPWMKMGEQPGQLIYSATGGKVGGFTELPPLLQAEINNRVPLYKQAPNAFMEGEDMTSWLYFQKHFSDYLAGEVFPLPATEEG from the coding sequence ATGGTAGCCCACATCCAAGAAGTTGATGCCCAACAATGGGTGAAAACTCGTTCTTCCTTAGATCCTAATGAATCGACTTTTTTAGTTTGGACAGGTAAAATTTATAGCTTTGTCCCTGGGGAAAAGCGACAACTTTTATTTAAAATCATCGGTATGAGCGTAAGTCGGTGTATTCCCACTGCTGAAGGTCGTTGGGATTTTACTTCTAGAGAACTGACTTATTACCTCAACCCAGAAACTGATGAAATTTTGCGAAAATGGGAAAATCCTTGGACTGGGGAAACTGTGACGGTGATGCACGTGGCTAATAATCCCGTACAAGGTAAGTTTAAAGGTAAACTGCCTGTACAGGTGGAAGGTGAAAATACTACCTTTGTCTTTGATCTGTTTCCCCATTATCCCAACCCTTTGGCAGAAGATCCCCAGTTTGCTTCCTACTGTCCATCTCCAACTTATCAAGCGGCTGAGTTATTTAAAATCTCTGTCAAGAGTGCAGATTTGCTCAACTCAGAACTTAATTCCGTCACAGAATTAAAATTAAGTTGGGATAGAATTGGTCAATGGTTGCCTTGGATGAAGATGGGTGAACAACCAGGACAACTTATATATAGTGCTACCGGTGGCAAGGTGGGCGGTTTTACAGAGTTACCCCCACTGTTACAAGCGGAAATTAATAACCGTGTGCCTTTGTATAAGCAAGCGCCGAATGCTTTTATGGAAGGGGAAGATATGACTTCTTGGTTATATTTTCAGAAGCATTTTTCTGATTATTTGGCTGGGGAAGTTTTTCCTTTACCAGCAACGGAGGAAGGTTAG
- a CDS encoding M48 family metallopeptidase, with product MSLVKTSLIGLKADSFRHPLDLEATRTLKQIPGIDMMVRNWLGPMAEQVFYVENIAASVLVGEKQLPDLHKLLLDACNILDIEPPQLYVRQHPAPNAYTFAMRGKQPFVVLHTSLIDMLTPEEIQAVIAHELGHLKCDHSVYLTPVNLLILAAAILPNVGAVLAQTLQAQLLEWVRCAEFTCDRAALLATQNPRVVMSVLMKLAGGSPTLAPQLNLDAFVAQARAYDDISKTELGVMVKEARTAQLSHPVPVLRAREIDRWASSTEYHKLMQNHGFKGETETAPKGGWRNW from the coding sequence ATGTCTTTAGTTAAAACTTCTCTAATTGGTTTAAAAGCTGACTCTTTCCGTCATCCTCTGGACTTGGAAGCTACAAGAACTCTCAAGCAAATTCCTGGTATAGATATGATGGTCAGAAATTGGCTAGGTCCAATGGCAGAACAGGTTTTTTATGTAGAAAATATTGCTGCTAGTGTATTGGTGGGTGAAAAACAATTACCAGATTTACACAAATTATTATTAGATGCTTGCAACATCTTAGATATTGAACCACCTCAATTATACGTGCGTCAACATCCCGCCCCTAATGCTTATACTTTTGCCATGCGGGGTAAACAGCCATTTGTGGTGTTGCATACTTCTTTAATTGATATGCTCACACCAGAAGAAATACAAGCGGTTATTGCCCATGAGTTAGGACATCTCAAATGCGATCATAGTGTTTATTTAACACCTGTGAACTTACTCATTTTAGCGGCTGCAATTTTACCTAATGTGGGTGCGGTTTTAGCTCAAACATTACAAGCACAGTTATTAGAATGGGTACGTTGTGCAGAGTTTACTTGCGATCGCGCTGCTTTGTTAGCTACCCAAAACCCCAGAGTTGTCATGTCAGTTTTAATGAAGTTAGCCGGTGGTTCTCCCACCTTAGCACCTCAATTAAATCTTGATGCTTTTGTTGCCCAAGCCCGTGCTTATGATGACATTAGTAAAACGGAACTGGGTGTAATGGTGAAAGAAGCCCGCACCGCCCAGTTAAGCCACCCAGTACCCGTATTGCGAGCTAGGGAAATTGACCGTTGGGCAAGTAGTACGGAATACCATAAACTTATGCAAAATCACGGTTTTAAAGGAGAAACTGAAACCGCACCCAAGGGAGGATGGAGAAATTGGTAA
- a CDS encoding Uma2 family endonuclease: MEVQTRIHTYTPEEYLELEEKALYKSEYRNGEIIPMTGGSGNHNKITLAIAAILLYALRRKKYEVFMADMRLWIPQLRQYTYPDVIVTDGQASYTSKNNTTVTNPLLIVEVLSKSTKNYDQGDKFNFYRSIPQFKEYVLVEQNQYLVMHYSKTNEGEWIFREYKSEDDIVKLQHLDFEISLVDIYQDVNFDDKE, encoded by the coding sequence ATGGAAGTACAAACTCGCATACATACTTATACACCTGAAGAATATTTAGAATTAGAGGAAAAAGCACTTTATAAAAGCGAATATCGCAATGGAGAAATTATACCTATGACTGGAGGAAGTGGTAATCACAATAAAATTACACTAGCTATTGCTGCTATTTTATTATATGCCCTGAGACGCAAAAAATATGAAGTTTTTATGGCAGATATGCGTTTATGGATTCCACAACTAAGACAATATACATATCCTGATGTAATTGTAACTGATGGTCAAGCTAGTTATACAAGTAAAAATAATACTACTGTGACTAATCCTTTATTAATTGTTGAGGTTTTATCTAAGTCTACGAAAAATTATGATCAAGGTGATAAATTTAATTTTTATCGTTCCATTCCCCAATTTAAGGAATATGTTTTAGTGGAACAAAATCAATATTTGGTAATGCACTACAGCAAAACTAATGAGGGAGAATGGATTTTTAGAGAGTATAAATCTGAAGATGATATTGTCAAGTTGCAACATCTTGATTTTGAAATTAGTTTAGTTGACATTTATCAAGATGTTAATTTTGATGATAAAGAATAA
- the isiD gene encoding protein IsiD: MTTLSISKKEIAAMTATDVKDLATRLELDNYSNAFEGLNDWHLLRAIAFQRPELVEPYIYLLDLEPYDEA; this comes from the coding sequence ATGACAACTCTAAGCATTTCCAAGAAAGAAATTGCTGCCATGACAGCAACAGATGTAAAAGATTTGGCTACTCGTCTGGAATTGGATAATTATAGCAATGCTTTTGAGGGTTTAAATGATTGGCATCTACTGCGAGCGATCGCCTTTCAGCGTCCAGAATTAGTTGAGCCTTACATCTACTTGTTAGATTTAGAACCCTACGACGAAGCATAG
- a CDS encoding XisH family protein has product MAAKDKFHTVVRRALEKEEWKITDDSLRLEVGGTKFEIDLGAEQLLAAERGKEKIAVEVKTFLSDSPLTDYHAALGQFLNYRLALEISDPTRILYLAVPIGVYESFFKREFAQISIERYQIKQIIYDPIEEVILQWIP; this is encoded by the coding sequence ATGGCAGCTAAAGATAAATTTCATACTGTGGTGAGAAGAGCTTTAGAAAAGGAGGAGTGGAAGATCACTGATGATTCCCTACGACTGGAAGTTGGCGGAACCAAGTTTGAAATTGATTTAGGTGCAGAGCAACTTTTGGCCGCAGAGCGGGGTAAAGAAAAAATTGCAGTTGAGGTTAAAACGTTCCTAAGTGATTCACCACTAACCGATTATCATGCCGCATTAGGACAATTTTTGAATTATAGACTTGCTTTAGAAATCAGTGATCCAACTCGTATTCTCTATTTGGCAGTACCAATAGGTGTTTATGAATCTTTTTTTAAGCGGGAATTTGCCCAAATTTCAATAGAGAGATATCAGATTAAACAAATTATTTATGACCCAATTGAAGAGGTAATTTTACAATGGATACCATAG
- a CDS encoding XisI protein — protein MDTIASYRNIIQSLLTAYAAIPIANGKIDCYTVFDTKQDHYQVMNVGWDGHRRVYGCVLHLDIKEGKIWIEQNMTEMMVAQELVARGVAKEDIILGFQAPEMREYTGYGVG, from the coding sequence ATGGATACCATAGCATCTTATCGCAATATCATTCAGTCTTTGTTGACTGCTTATGCTGCCATCCCGATAGCCAATGGTAAGATTGATTGTTACACTGTTTTTGATACTAAACAAGATCATTACCAAGTCATGAATGTTGGATGGGATGGCCATCGGCGTGTCTATGGTTGTGTTTTACATTTGGATATTAAAGAGGGAAAAATCTGGATTGAGCAAAATATGACGGAAATGATGGTGGCTCAAGAACTTGTAGCGCGAGGGGTTGCAAAGGAAGATATTATTTTAGGTTTTCAAGCTCCTGAAATGCGGGAATATACAGGCTATGGAGTTGGTTGA
- a CDS encoding DUF262 domain-containing protein translates to MITNNQQAELLDQENELDDDFNFEQDEDENLEPFDPTKIRVKTKPMTMDLLLKRIKHDEIDLAPDFQRQSGIWTTKAKSRLIESLLIRIPLPAFYIDATDDDKWIIIDGLQRINTFKSFILDKSLKLTGLQFLSDLEKNKYDDLPRHYQRRIDETELTVYLIEPGTPTEVKYNIFERVNTGGLPLNKQELRQAINPGPAIEILKRFAKLPEFERVTNLSPKKKKRMDDHEFILGFLAFTLNDYEYYPVNKGRNYFLNEVMQQLNKIDTNYIEKVENKFITAMNASEKIFGNSAFRKSQKSPVNKSLFEVWSVTLSKLTSQEIEKLINHKEKLNNIFKQKMIEDADFLKSVSQASSKVQYRFEQINQIIQEVLSC, encoded by the coding sequence ATGATCACAAATAATCAACAGGCGGAATTATTAGATCAAGAAAATGAATTAGATGATGATTTTAATTTTGAACAAGATGAGGATGAAAACTTAGAACCATTTGATCCTACAAAAATTAGGGTTAAAACGAAACCCATGACAATGGATTTACTACTAAAAAGAATTAAACATGATGAAATTGACTTAGCTCCTGATTTTCAGCGACAATCTGGTATTTGGACTACTAAAGCCAAGAGTCGCTTAATTGAATCTCTTTTGATTCGGATTCCGCTGCCAGCATTTTATATAGATGCGACGGATGATGATAAATGGATTATTATAGATGGTTTACAAAGAATTAATACATTCAAAAGTTTTATTTTAGATAAATCTCTTAAATTAACAGGATTACAATTTTTAAGCGATTTAGAAAAGAATAAATATGATGATTTACCTCGTCATTATCAAAGACGTATAGATGAAACAGAATTAACAGTTTATTTAATTGAACCTGGAACTCCTACTGAAGTTAAGTATAATATTTTTGAAAGAGTTAATACAGGAGGATTACCTCTTAATAAGCAAGAACTTAGACAAGCAATTAACCCTGGACCAGCAATAGAAATTCTGAAGAGATTCGCTAAATTACCAGAATTTGAAAGAGTCACAAATTTGAGTCCAAAAAAAAAGAAACGTATGGATGACCATGAATTTATACTTGGTTTTCTAGCATTTACTTTAAATGATTATGAATATTATCCTGTCAATAAAGGTCGTAATTATTTCTTGAATGAAGTAATGCAGCAATTAAATAAAATAGATACTAATTACATAGAGAAAGTAGAGAATAAATTTATTACAGCTATGAATGCATCTGAGAAAATATTTGGAAATTCGGCTTTTCGTAAATCACAAAAATCACCAGTTAATAAGTCTCTGTTTGAAGTTTGGTCAGTTACTTTAAGCAAATTAACTTCTCAAGAAATTGAAAAATTAATCAATCATAAAGAGAAATTGAATAATATATTTAAACAAAAAATGATAGAAGATGCTGATTTTCTGAAATCCGTATCTCAAGCATCTAGTAAAGTTCAATATCGGTTTGAACAAATTAATCAAATAATTCAAGAGGTTTTATCATGTTAA
- a CDS encoding type II toxin-antitoxin system VapC family toxin, whose product MITDKVVIDSSVAIKWFIAQDYSLEANKILDAYQSQQITLIAPDLIYAEIGNIVWKIQRFQGLTNQDAEIIIDLFQQIQLKIFPADELLKDAYQFAVNYQRTVYDSLYLALSIRENCKFITADAKLYNAIYPKIQNIQLIKDWI is encoded by the coding sequence ATGATCACAGATAAAGTTGTCATTGATAGTAGTGTAGCCATTAAATGGTTTATTGCTCAAGATTATTCATTAGAGGCAAATAAAATTCTTGATGCTTATCAATCACAACAAATTACCTTGATTGCTCCAGACTTAATTTATGCAGAAATTGGTAATATTGTCTGGAAAATACAGCGATTTCAAGGTTTAACAAATCAGGACGCTGAGATAATAATTGATTTATTTCAACAAATACAATTAAAAATATTTCCTGCCGATGAATTATTAAAAGATGCCTATCAGTTTGCAGTGAATTATCAAAGAACTGTCTACGATAGCCTTTACCTAGCTTTAAGCATTAGAGAAAACTGTAAATTTATCACTGCTGATGCAAAATTGTACAATGCTATTTATCCAAAAATACAAAATATTCAACTGATAAAAGATTGGATTTAA
- a CDS encoding protein kinase domain-containing protein has protein sequence MNQICCLNPGCHNPSVPEHTQFCPNCNVDIVILKNRYRPIKSLGSGGFGKTYLAEDIDKLNEKCVIKQFAPQIQGTAGLQRATELFLQEAQQLQQLGEHSQIPTLLAYFEENSRLYLVQQFIDGENLLQELENQGIFSESKIRALLQDLLTTLKVVHEYGVIHRDIKPENIMRRRSDGKLILIDFGASKQLQGTVRTGTSIGTFGYAPLEQMQDGKVYPASDLYSLGATCLHLLTEVHPWDLWKKYGYGWVKIWRGYLNQPISKELGEILDKLLEVEYQDRYQSAEEVLKDLKTSQLTTKKAYQSSSKSSQVTSQQQKSPSQTSSTQIKSKQNSVVQKSRISQPNNSPRIIMWSSIGIFLLGTVFLGTQSAHIPIICKPLDNCAVDEKFSSQYQQAKDIAVTSQKLSENAKNVEELRASQQQLQDAIAQLKTIPPSAKVYDTAKNELSDYQSQLTKIQRRLDKENQAIDSINEAEQQAKDADKQIGKAQTVSEYEAVKEKWDKALAILNDIPSDTFISARVTNLKESYQSKREKVDAKIREVKPTPTPSPTPSPTVTLPSTPSERTPSLSDTKWDYSVFNSGSVGDYAAFSYRMIEEPAFNQQNQQVEWIVEFSIPPEAERSPALREAYLKLELLQHGFRAEFIDSSGVFLGAKNLDKEGQGGYRRRYTLRVPNSIWEKWSKVAVVKVVRDW, from the coding sequence ATGAATCAGATATGTTGTCTCAACCCAGGGTGTCATAACCCCTCAGTTCCCGAACATACCCAATTCTGTCCTAACTGCAACGTTGATATAGTCATATTGAAAAACCGCTATCGTCCGATTAAATCATTAGGTAGTGGCGGATTTGGCAAAACCTATTTAGCGGAAGACATTGACAAACTAAATGAAAAGTGTGTTATTAAACAATTTGCACCTCAAATCCAAGGAACAGCAGGACTACAAAGAGCCACAGAATTATTTTTACAAGAAGCGCAACAATTACAACAACTCGGCGAACATTCACAAATCCCTACTCTGTTAGCTTATTTTGAAGAAAATAGCCGTCTGTATTTAGTACAACAATTCATTGACGGTGAAAATTTATTACAAGAATTAGAAAACCAGGGAATATTCTCAGAATCAAAAATCCGCGCCTTATTACAAGATTTATTAACAACCTTGAAGGTAGTTCACGAGTATGGCGTAATTCACCGAGATATTAAACCAGAAAATATTATGCGTCGTCGTAGTGATGGCAAATTAATATTAATTGATTTTGGTGCGTCAAAACAACTCCAGGGAACAGTTAGAACAGGAACATCAATTGGTACTTTTGGTTATGCACCTTTAGAACAAATGCAGGATGGGAAAGTATATCCTGCCAGTGATTTATATAGTTTGGGTGCGACTTGTCTTCATTTGCTAACAGAAGTTCATCCTTGGGATCTTTGGAAAAAATATGGATACGGTTGGGTGAAAATTTGGCGAGGATATTTAAACCAACCTATTAGTAAAGAATTAGGTGAGATTTTAGATAAGTTATTAGAAGTGGAATATCAAGATCGTTATCAATCTGCTGAAGAAGTTTTAAAAGATTTAAAAACTTCACAATTAACAACTAAAAAAGCTTATCAGTCTTCAAGCAAATCTTCTCAGGTAACATCTCAGCAACAAAAGTCACCATCACAAACATCATCTACTCAAATTAAATCAAAGCAAAATTCAGTTGTTCAAAAGAGCCGCATTTCTCAGCCAAATAACTCACCTCGGATAATTATGTGGAGTTCCATAGGTATTTTCCTGCTGGGAACAGTTTTTTTAGGAACTCAATCGGCTCATATTCCAATTATTTGTAAGCCACTGGATAACTGTGCTGTTGATGAAAAGTTTAGTTCGCAATATCAACAAGCAAAAGATATAGCTGTTACATCTCAAAAGTTGTCAGAAAATGCCAAGAATGTGGAAGAATTACGAGCATCTCAACAGCAGTTACAAGATGCGATCGCTCAATTAAAAACTATACCACCATCTGCTAAGGTATATGATACTGCCAAAAATGAACTTTCCGATTATCAAAGTCAATTAACCAAGATACAACGTCGTTTAGATAAAGAAAATCAAGCGATTGACTCCATTAACGAAGCCGAACAACAGGCTAAAGATGCAGATAAACAGATAGGAAAGGCGCAAACGGTTAGTGAATATGAAGCGGTTAAGGAGAAATGGGATAAGGCACTGGCGATTTTAAATGATATTCCATCTGATACTTTTATCTCAGCAAGGGTTACTAATCTCAAAGAAAGCTATCAATCAAAAAGGGAAAAAGTAGATGCTAAAATTCGGGAGGTGAAGCCAACACCAACACCATCACCTACACCATCACCTACAGTAACTCTCCCATCAACTCCTTCTGAACGGACTCCAAGTTTATCAGATACAAAATGGGATTATAGTGTTTTTAATTCTGGTTCTGTAGGAGATTATGCAGCATTTTCGTATAGGATGATCGAAGAACCTGCATTTAATCAACAGAATCAACAAGTAGAGTGGATTGTTGAATTTTCAATTCCTCCAGAAGCAGAAAGAAGCCCTGCACTGAGAGAGGCTTACTTAAAACTTGAATTATTGCAACATGGCTTTAGGGCTGAATTTATAGATAGTTCTGGTGTGTTTTTAGGAGCGAAAAACCTTGATAAAGAAGGTCAAGGAGGCTACAGAAGACGATATACTTTGAGAGTTCCCAATAGTATTTGGGAAAAATGGTCAAAAGTAGCTGTGGTAAAAGTTGTCAGAGACTGGTGA
- a CDS encoding alpha/beta hydrolase gives MTLDFIRISPKTEKTPSALIVTLHGWGANAEDVESLSSYFNLPDCEFLFPNAPYPYPYSPVGREWYDLRDENMYQGLPESRQLLIDWLQSLESMTGVPLSRTFLSGFSQGGAMTLDVGLTLPLAGLVVMSGYPHPQLANLQKGNFPPTLIMHGTQDQVVPLSAATKAQEVAEALGVVVEYHEFVMGHEINLEMLEVLRKFVIKTIAEG, from the coding sequence ATGACATTAGATTTCATTAGAATTTCGCCAAAAACAGAAAAAACACCATCCGCTTTAATCGTTACGTTACACGGGTGGGGTGCAAATGCGGAGGATGTTGAATCTTTATCCTCTTATTTCAATTTACCTGATTGTGAATTTTTGTTTCCTAATGCTCCTTATCCCTATCCCTATTCCCCTGTTGGTAGGGAGTGGTATGATTTGCGGGATGAGAATATGTATCAAGGATTGCCAGAAAGTCGTCAATTATTGATAGATTGGTTGCAGTCTTTAGAAAGTATGACAGGAGTGCCTTTGTCTCGCACCTTTTTGAGTGGGTTTTCTCAAGGTGGTGCAATGACGTTGGATGTGGGGTTAACTTTACCTCTCGCTGGTTTGGTAGTGATGAGTGGGTATCCACATCCTCAACTTGCTAACTTACAAAAAGGCAATTTTCCACCCACATTAATTATGCACGGCACACAGGATCAAGTTGTACCATTGTCAGCCGCTACCAAAGCTCAGGAAGTGGCAGAAGCATTAGGAGTGGTAGTGGAATATCATGAATTTGTGATGGGACATGAAATCAATTTAGAAATGTTGGAGGTATTGCGAAAATTTGTGATCAAGACAATTGCGGAGGGTTAA
- a CDS encoding NYN domain-containing protein has translation MSNHERSLTTSDSALLNQIVSQVCQALITIQQQQPELLMEKYRKVQWQKTANQSALSAKFTELLSQTRSKEELINKLQLYLKAFLVPAALNVPIISELIAEIRNHNPVISDLDRCLNSTLFPALVTVGIGVLLLDAENLQLNINTEKFLGTICQCPIQVKIAFANWSNRGKLDVELHERGYDLIHVPAGRDNADGKMIAFGSSIHELYPKAKEVFVCSSDKVMTNLCNNLQQHGLTVYQVSQHGENINILNNTTGETIIHSIKPLPEIPSIDQFVLQVKHLIKEEQKQTANYWIKLSQISKLYKTQYQVNISNIVAKYLPGKRAKDIFISYPADFVIHQVDDVGELYITLFEQQHFSQKEDINPAENNKNSQVKNNSLVNSLTTKLDLEKAIKNIWAELSKQSKNESFDISILASKFKQKYGKPITEQMKELQIGGTFAKFLQSCSDFQVQLKDNKWQVIKLNSPSSGSVLSSVSSTNINSAADLEKALKMILTELTKTANNNYVDIGILGIKFHQQYDKPITKQMKELQINGSFLKFLQSCNSFQIQQKGNKYKILPSVTMTSG, from the coding sequence ATGTCAAATCATGAGCGATCGCTTACTACCTCTGATTCTGCTTTATTAAATCAAATAGTCTCTCAGGTCTGCCAAGCCCTAATTACTATTCAACAACAGCAGCCAGAATTATTAATGGAAAAGTACAGAAAAGTCCAATGGCAAAAAACAGCTAATCAATCTGCTTTGAGTGCTAAATTTACAGAATTACTCAGTCAAACTCGCAGTAAGGAAGAACTAATAAATAAGCTACAACTATATTTAAAAGCTTTCCTAGTTCCCGCAGCTTTAAATGTACCAATTATATCAGAATTAATTGCTGAAATTAGAAATCACAATCCTGTTATATCTGATTTAGATAGATGTTTAAATTCTACATTGTTTCCGGCTTTAGTAACAGTAGGAATAGGGGTTTTACTTTTAGATGCGGAAAATTTACAACTTAATATCAATACAGAAAAATTTTTAGGAACTATTTGTCAATGTCCGATTCAAGTGAAAATTGCCTTTGCTAATTGGAGTAATCGAGGTAAACTAGATGTAGAATTACATGAACGTGGTTATGATTTGATTCATGTTCCTGCTGGTAGGGATAATGCAGATGGAAAAATGATTGCTTTTGGGTCTTCTATTCATGAACTTTATCCCAAAGCTAAAGAAGTTTTCGTTTGTTCATCTGATAAGGTAATGACGAATTTATGTAACAATTTACAGCAGCATGGATTAACTGTATATCAAGTCAGTCAGCACGGGGAAAATATCAATATCTTAAATAATACCACAGGTGAAACTATTATCCATAGCATTAAACCCTTACCAGAAATACCATCTATTGATCAATTTGTTCTGCAAGTCAAACATTTAATTAAAGAAGAACAAAAGCAAACAGCTAATTATTGGATTAAACTGTCTCAAATTTCTAAATTATATAAAACTCAATATCAAGTAAATATTAGTAATATCGTTGCTAAATATTTACCAGGTAAAAGGGCTAAAGATATTTTTATTAGCTATCCAGCAGATTTTGTGATTCATCAAGTTGATGATGTAGGAGAATTATACATCACGCTTTTTGAACAACAACATTTTTCCCAAAAAGAAGATATTAATCCAGCAGAAAATAATAAAAACTCTCAGGTTAAAAATAACTCATTAGTGAATAGTTTAACCACCAAATTAGATTTAGAAAAGGCTATAAAAAATATTTGGGCAGAGTTAAGCAAACAATCTAAAAATGAAAGTTTTGATATTAGTATTCTAGCCAGTAAATTTAAGCAAAAATATGGTAAACCGATTACTGAACAAATGAAAGAGTTACAGATAGGTGGTACATTTGCCAAGTTTTTACAATCTTGCAGTGATTTTCAAGTTCAACTCAAAGATAATAAATGGCAAGTAATTAAACTTAATTCTCCTAGCTCTGGATCTGTATTATCATCTGTTTCATCAACTAATATCAATTCTGCTGCTGACTTAGAAAAAGCACTAAAAATGATTCTTACAGAGTTAACGAAAACAGCAAACAACAACTATGTTGATATTGGAATTTTAGGAATTAAATTTCATCAACAATATGATAAACCTATTACTAAGCAAATGAAAGAGTTACAGATTAATGGTAGTTTTCTCAAATTTTTACAGTCTTGTAATTCTTTCCAGATCCAGCAGAAAGGGAATAAATATAAAATATTACCATCAGTCACTATGACATCAGGATAA
- a CDS encoding DUF433 domain-containing protein produces MQLEDYFEFLDPDDIRIKGHRIGIDDVIDYYFQGFTPEQILEELPSLNLEKIHATITYYLHNRAEIDAYMLRLARWREQRYQEAAANPSPMIQRLRAIKAQREQERLNLV; encoded by the coding sequence ATGCAACTAGAGGATTATTTTGAATTTTTAGATCCAGACGATATCCGTATTAAGGGGCATAGAATTGGTATTGATGATGTGATTGATTATTACTTCCAAGGGTTTACACCTGAACAAATTCTGGAAGAGTTGCCATCACTGAATTTAGAAAAAATTCATGCTACGATTACCTACTATCTCCATAATCGTGCGGAAATAGATGCTTATATGTTGCGTTTGGCTAGGTGGCGAGAACAGCGTTATCAAGAAGCTGCGGCTAATCCTTCACCTATGATACAGCGTTTGAGAGCAATAAAGGCACAACGAGAACAGGAGCGGCTTAATCTTGTATGA